One Gemmatimonadaceae bacterium genomic window carries:
- a CDS encoding sterol desaturase family protein: MGIIQASIPLFFVLIGVELAFAWHRHRPLYRLNDSLSDLSAGTLSQIAGIFTKVLLVGAYDWTFAHIRVQRLVAVPAWPDGPLYARIDGDMHWHATAIIGWIATFVAVDLAYYWFHRVSHEVNLFWAGHVVHHSSEEYNLAVALRQTAVGGLLSWVFYVPLALLGITLTQFVACYSLNLIYQFWIHTRAVDRLPRWAETVLNTPSHHRVHHGVNPEYQDRNYAGVLIVWDRWFGTFTPERQEPVFGLTTPLRSWNPLWAQIHQYVAIARNVRRAASWGDRWQYVFASPGWRPAAEGGPVVIPPVSSSTFLKFDPAVSTALAYYALVHFAFAVPPALLLLSNADRLSPSALAAGSFYVALTLTNVGGVLEGRRWALATEQARLLSLSAAAVAMRLLGMLDAWMAASAFAIGAVSLLVLWRWRAQFTMPSDERMDVGYR, encoded by the coding sequence GGGATTATTCAGGCGTCCATTCCGTTGTTCTTCGTCCTTATCGGCGTGGAACTGGCGTTCGCCTGGCACCGGCATCGCCCATTGTATCGGCTCAACGATTCATTGTCCGATCTCTCGGCTGGTACCCTCAGTCAGATTGCCGGAATCTTCACGAAGGTGCTGCTGGTCGGCGCGTATGACTGGACGTTTGCCCATATACGTGTGCAGCGACTGGTCGCTGTTCCCGCGTGGCCGGATGGACCGCTCTACGCGCGCATCGATGGCGACATGCACTGGCACGCCACGGCCATCATCGGGTGGATCGCGACGTTTGTCGCCGTTGACCTGGCGTACTACTGGTTTCATCGCGTCTCGCATGAGGTCAACCTGTTCTGGGCGGGCCACGTGGTGCATCACTCCAGTGAGGAATACAACCTCGCCGTGGCGCTCCGGCAGACGGCGGTGGGCGGCCTGTTGTCGTGGGTGTTCTACGTGCCGCTCGCCCTGCTCGGCATCACGCTGACGCAGTTTGTCGCCTGCTACTCACTCAACCTGATCTACCAGTTCTGGATCCACACCAGGGCGGTGGATCGACTCCCGCGGTGGGCCGAAACGGTGCTCAACACGCCGTCGCACCACCGCGTGCACCACGGCGTGAATCCGGAGTATCAGGATCGCAACTATGCCGGTGTCCTGATCGTGTGGGATCGCTGGTTCGGCACGTTCACACCGGAACGTCAGGAACCGGTGTTTGGTCTCACCACCCCGTTGCGTAGCTGGAATCCGCTGTGGGCGCAGATCCACCAGTATGTGGCCATTGCGCGCAACGTTCGCCGCGCGGCGTCGTGGGGGGATCGGTGGCAGTACGTCTTCGCGTCGCCGGGATGGCGACCGGCCGCTGAGGGCGGTCCGGTGGTGATTCCACCGGTATCGTCTTCCACGTTTCTCAAGTTCGACCCGGCCGTCTCCACTGCGCTGGCATACTACGCACTGGTGCATTTCGCATTCGCGGTGCCGCCCGCACTGCTGCTGCTCTCCAACGCGGACAGGCTGTCGCCCTCGGCGCTGGCCGCCGGGAGTTTCTATGTCGCGTTGACGCTCACCAACGTCGGCGGCGTGCTGGAAGGACGTCGCTGGGCGTTGGCCACCGAACAGGCACGCTTGCTGTCACTGAGCGCTGCCGCCGTGGCGATGCGCCTGCTGGGCATGCTGGACGCATGGATGGCGGCCAGCGCGTTCGCCATCGGCGCGGTCTCCCTGTTGGTGCTCTGGCGCTGGCGCGCGCAGTTCACGATGCCCAGTGATGAGCGGATGGACGTCGGGTATCGCTAA